One window from the genome of Nicotiana tomentosiformis chromosome 5, ASM39032v3, whole genome shotgun sequence encodes:
- the LOC104099342 gene encoding rho GDP-dissociation inhibitor 1-like: MDSDKEGTKGGTKTPIADSDSEIEHEPVGEKNVSRQMSESSLYTTEDEEEDETNNKIELGPQCTLKEQFEKDKDDESLRRWKEQLLGSVDINSVGESLDPDVKILSLEIKSPGRPDIVLPIPEDGKPHSPWFTLKEGSKYSLKFSFQVSNNIVTGLKYTNTVWKTGIKVDSTKQMIGAFSPQLEPYTHEMPEDTTPSGMFARGSYSARTKFLDDDNKCYLEINYTFEIKKEWQAT, translated from the exons ATGGATTCTGATAAGGAGGGTACTAAAGGGGGAACAAAAACTCCAATTGCTGATTCTGATTCTGAGATCGAACATGAGCCTGTTGGTGAGAAAAATGTAAGCAGGCAAATGAGTGAGAGTTCCCTTTACACTACTGAGGATGAGGAGGAAGATGAAACTAATAACAAGATTGAGTTGGGTCCACAATGTACTCTCAAAGAACAATTTGAAAAGGATAAG gatgATGAGAGTTTGAGAAGGTGGAAGGAGCAGCTTCTTGGAAGTGTGGATATCAATTCTGTTGGAG AATCCCTGGATCCAGACGTGAAGATCTTGAGCCTTGAAATTAAGTCTCCTGGTAGACCTGATATTGTTCTCCCTATCCCCGAGGACGGGAAACCCCACAGCCCATGGTTTACACTGAAAGAAGGGAGCAAATACAGCCTAAAATTCTCATTTCAAGTGAGCAATAATATAGTGACTGGGCTCAAATACACGAACACAGTTTGGAAAACTGGTATCAAAG TGGACAGCACGAAGCAAATGATTGGGGCCTTTAGTCCTCAGTTGGAGCCTTATACACACGAAATGCCGGAGGATACTACCCCTTCTGGCATGTTTGCAAGAGGATCTTACTCAGCAAGGACAAAG TTCCTTGATGATGATAACAAGTGCTATTTGGAGATCAACTACACATTTGAAATCAAGAAAGAATGGCAGGCAACATAA
- the LOC104099343 gene encoding putative late blight resistance protein homolog R1A-3 isoform X1, whose protein sequence is MQALVVASTARTRIYCHMETTLSLQEVASYVLRKDISNLLDFIERLKNEEDQIALHMDQIEKLKLKLTIMSTFLQLSYFSLDGFNDRMSSKALQVDDLVESLFHQSRDDMLVKLKDHIVPRLLETIKSYINSQHHYSKSTDTMTEDQLVEILDELLVSLHDLPKCCAELIFPLMTQYKVIQNVCVNIRDFHGLKVNGCVKHEIVEYVLPQFQRMAERVGHFCFVLFSYHLDVPQVNFKLAHLLMKIIPVELEVMHICSTNLEASKSAEVGRFIKQLQESSPAILREYLIHLQVHMVTVLNASTSARSIHVIIEFLLIILTDMPKDFIYHDKLFDLLARVGALTREVSILVCNLEENSRNEENMNETNCGSLDLLESIELLKEDLKHVFLKAPKDSSQLCFPKSDGPIFMTLLLRNLNDLLKSDAYSAALIKEEVQMVKEDLEFIRSFFGKVEQKLNRDLWNCVLDAAYEAEHSINSILVRDHGLLQLIFLLPRIIEKIKLIKEEVQQKIPKNRGLVVVNSPKKPIEISKSSATSQIIVGFEKETKEIISKLTKGPTEIDVISIVGMPGLGKTTLAYKVYNEKFVVDHFDVRAWCTVDQERNEKKLLQKIYNQVIGLKERFNEDGIDDDVADKLRKQLCGKRYLVVLDDLWDIATWDELTRPFPEFQKGSRIILTSRIQEIAVKDKRHSDPLYLRFLTQGESWELLERKVFGEKSCPKELLGVGEEIAQKCEGLPLVLDLIGGVIARKEKIKAFWLEVLNNLKSIKNEVKKVIQLSYDHLSDHLKPCLLYLASCPKDESIEISQLKDLWSAEGLVEQTEMKSVEEVMEIYVDELISSSLVIVFNERGRASSCRIHDLVHDFCLEKARKEKLFDFISSSAPSNSSSDLMPRGMTIRYDRYLLPWNENLVLFNPEKKNPYVKHLLSLKVSDGKLNHLSYNCHLRHLRLLKRLELHKIRLTYSLLNDICMLVHLRCLKIQMKAKALPPSFSNLLNLETLVVDNQGTNMVLSPSIWSLAKLRHMSIDNCSLFDSDIDEPTVLKEHSKLENLRILYGLKLSSSGNTEDIFKRFPNLRSLMFTIDEPWPCSAEQISLPRLDILKELEEVWAYFDCASFRQNQWDFHFPSSLKELVLTRFNLTSDLLSRIGRLSNLQKLTLEEAIIQGKEWNMEKEDTFENLKLLILDWVSFSEWKVGEESFPVLEELHIKRCDELMEIPDSFADIASLKSISLWGNPQLVESAHEIKECVAETMGEDKLEVTCFD, encoded by the exons atgcaagcattagtggttgcttccacggctcgaacccgtatcTATTGTCACATGGAGACAACTTTATCGTTGCAAGAG GTCGCATCTTATGTACTTCGCAAGGACATTTCCAATCTTCTGGATTTCATTGAGAGGTTAAAGAATGAAGAAGATCAAATAGCCCTTCACATGGATCAAATTGAAAAACTGAAATTGAAGCTGACAATTATGTCGACATTTCTTCAGCTTTCTTATTTCAGCTTGGATGGTTTTAATGACAGAATGTCTAGCAAAGCACTACAGGTTGATGATCTAGTTGAGTCACTTTTTCATCAGAGTCGAGATGACATGCTGGTTAAATTAAAGGATCATATTGTTCCTCGCCTCCTGGAAACTATCAAAAGTTAtattaattcccaacatcattaTTCTAAATCAACTGACACCATGACTGAGGATCAGTTGGTGGAAATTTTGGACGAGCTCCTCGTGAGTCTCCATGATCTACCCAAGTGTTGTGCTGAGTTGATCTTCCCATTAATGACTCAGTACAAGGTAATTCAGAATGTATGTGTCAATATAAGAGATTTCCATGGGTTGAAAGTAAATGGTTGCGTTAAGCATGAAATAGTTGAATATGTCTTACCTCAGTTTCAACGTATGGCTGAGAGAGTAGGACATTTCTGTTTTGTCCTTTTTTCTTATCACCTTGATGTCCCTCAAGTCAATTTCAAGCTAGCTCATTTACTTATGAAAATTATCCCTGTTGAACTGGAGGTTATGCACATATGTTCTACAAATTTGGAAGCTTCAAAGTCGGCAGAAGTTGGTCGCTTCATTAAGCAGCTCCAAGAATCCTCTCCAGCCATTCTTAGAGAATATCTGATTCATCTACAAGTCCATATGGTAACTGTTCTTAATGCTAGCACTTCAGCTCGAAGCATTCATGTCATAATAGAGTTCCTATTGATTATTCTAACAGATATGCCCAAGGACTTTATTTATCATGACAAATTGTTCGATCTCTTGGCACGTGTTGGAGCACTTACAAGGGAGGTATCCATTCTTGTTTGCAACTTAGAAGAGAACTCAAGAAATGAAGAGAATATGAATGAAACAAATTGTGGCAGTCTAGACTTGTTGGAAAGTATTGAACTACTGAAGGAAGATCTCAAGCATGTTTTCCTGAAAGCCCCCAAAGACTCGtctcaactctgcttccccaagaGTGATGGACCAATCTTCATGACTCTTCTCCTTAGAAACTTAAATGATTTGCTCAAGTCAGATGCTTATTCTGCTGCTTTAATAAAAGAAGAAGTTCAAATGGTGAAAGAAGACCTAGAATTCATAAGATCTTTCTTTGGGAAAGTTGAGCAAAAATTGAATAGAGATCTCTGGAATTGTGTTCTAGATGCGGCATATGAGGCAGAACATTCCATTAATTCAATTCTTGTTAGAGATCATGGTCTTTTGCAACTTATCTTCTTACTTCCCAGAATCATAGAAAAGATCAAGCTTATCAAAGAAGAGGTACAACAGAAGATCCCCAAGAATAGGGGCCTCGTTGTTGTCAACTCTCCCAAAAAGCCAATTGAAATTAGCAAGTCATCAGCAACCAGTCAAATAATTGTAGGTTTTGAGAAGGAGACCAAAGAGATAATTAGTAAGCTCACCAAGGGACCAACTGAGATAGATGTCATTTCCATAGTTGGTATGCCAGGGCTTGGAAAAACTACTTTGGCTTACAAAGTCTATAATGAAAAGTTTGTTGTTGATCATTTTGATGTTCGCGCTTGGTGCACAGTCGACCAAGAACGTAATGAGAAAAAGCTGTTGCAGAAAATTTATAATCAAGTTATTGGTTTGAAAGAAAGATTCAATGAGGATGGCATAGATGATGACGTTGCTGATAAGCTACGGAAACAACTGTGTGGAAAGAGGTACCTTGTTGTCTTGGATGACTTGTGGGATATTGCAACATGGGATGAGCTAACAAGACCTTTTCCTGAATTTCAAAAAGGAAGTAGAATTATTTTAACTAGTCGAATACAGGAAATCGCTGTGAAAGATAAACGCCATagtgatcctctttatcttcgATTTCTCACGCAAGGGGAAAGTTGGGAGTTATTAGAGAGAAAGGTATTTGGAGAAAAAAGTTGCCCGAAAGAACTACTGGGTGTTGGTGAAGAAATAGCCCAAAAGTGTGAAGGGCTTCCTTTGGTACTTGATCTGATCGGTGGAGTCATTGCAAGGAAGGAAAAGATAAAGGCTTTTTGGCTTGAAGTTCTAAATAATTTGAAATCCATTAAGAATGAAGTGAAGAAGGTTATACAATTAAGTTATGATCATTTATCAGATCACTTGAAGCCGTGCTTACTTTACCTTGCAAGCTGTCCAAAGGACGAATCTATTGAAATCTCTCAATTGAAGGATTTATGGAGTGCAGAAGGGCTTGTGGAACAGACTGAGATGAAGAGTGTGGAAGAAGTAATGGAGATTTATGTGGATGAGTTAATTTCCAGTAGCTTGGTGATCGTTTTCAATGAGAGAGGTAGGGCATCGAGTTGCCGAATTCATGATCTTGTGCATGATTTTTGTTTGGAAAAAGCAAGAAAAGAAAAGTTGTTTGACTTCATAAGTTCAAGTGCTCCGTCTAATTCTTCTTCAGATCTGATGCCACGTGGAATGACGATTCGTTATGACCGATATCTCCTTCCTTGGAATGAAAACTTAGTCCTGTTCAATCCAGAAAAGaaaaatccttatgttaaacacCTCCTCTCTTTGAAGGTTTCTGATGGGAAGCTCAATCATCTTTCATACAACTGTCACCTAAGACACTTGAGACTTCTTAAAAGGTTGGAGCTGCACAAAATAAGATTGACATATTCTTTGCTGAATGATATATGCATGCTTGTTCATTTGAGGTGCTTAAAGATTCAGATGAAGGCAAAAGCTCTCCCTCCTTCATTTTCAAACCTCTTGAATCTAGAAACTCTGGTGGTGGATAACCAGGGAACAAACATGGTACTATCACCTAGTATCTGGAGTCTTGCAAAGCTACGTCATATGAGCATCGATAATTGTTCTCTCTTTGATTCGGATATTGACGAACCAACAGTGTTAAAAGAGCACTCAAAGTTAGAGAATTTGAGAATATTATATGGGCTCAAGCTTTCCTCTTCTGGAAACACAGAGGATATTTTCAAAAGGTTTCCCAATCTCCGAAGCCTTATGTTCACCATCGACGAACCATGGCCTTGTTCAGCAGAGCAGATTTCATTACCAAGATTGGATATCCTTAAAGAACTTGAAGAAGTTTGGGCATATTTTGATTGCGCTTCTTTTCGTCAAAATCAGTGGGATTTTCATTTCCCTTCCAGCTTGAAAGAACTGGTGTTGACGAGGTTTAATCTGACATCCGATTTACTGTCAAGAATTGGGAGACTATCCAACCTTCAAAAGCTGACTCTAGAAGAAGCAATCATCCAGGGGAAAGAATGGAACATGGAAAAAGAAGACACCTTTGAGAATCTCAAATTGCTAATATTGGACTGGGTATCTTTTTCTGAATGGAAGGTTGGAGAGGAATCATTTCCCGTGCTCGAGGAATTACACATAAAAAGATGTGATGAACTTATGGAGATCCCAGATAGTTTTGCGGATATTGCTTCATTAAAGTCTATCTCACTGTGGGGAAACCCTCAACTTGTAGAGTCAGCTCATGAGATTAAGGAATGTGTTGCTGAAACTATGGGAGAAGACAAGCTTGAGGTAACGTGCTTCGACTAG
- the LOC104099343 gene encoding putative late blight resistance protein homolog R1A-3 isoform X2, whose translation MERGKENEGEAEKGEANNSSVASYVLRKDISNLLDFIERLKNEEDQIALHMDQIEKLKLKLTIMSTFLQLSYFSLDGFNDRMSSKALQVDDLVESLFHQSRDDMLVKLKDHIVPRLLETIKSYINSQHHYSKSTDTMTEDQLVEILDELLVSLHDLPKCCAELIFPLMTQYKVIQNVCVNIRDFHGLKVNGCVKHEIVEYVLPQFQRMAERVGHFCFVLFSYHLDVPQVNFKLAHLLMKIIPVELEVMHICSTNLEASKSAEVGRFIKQLQESSPAILREYLIHLQVHMVTVLNASTSARSIHVIIEFLLIILTDMPKDFIYHDKLFDLLARVGALTREVSILVCNLEENSRNEENMNETNCGSLDLLESIELLKEDLKHVFLKAPKDSSQLCFPKSDGPIFMTLLLRNLNDLLKSDAYSAALIKEEVQMVKEDLEFIRSFFGKVEQKLNRDLWNCVLDAAYEAEHSINSILVRDHGLLQLIFLLPRIIEKIKLIKEEVQQKIPKNRGLVVVNSPKKPIEISKSSATSQIIVGFEKETKEIISKLTKGPTEIDVISIVGMPGLGKTTLAYKVYNEKFVVDHFDVRAWCTVDQERNEKKLLQKIYNQVIGLKERFNEDGIDDDVADKLRKQLCGKRYLVVLDDLWDIATWDELTRPFPEFQKGSRIILTSRIQEIAVKDKRHSDPLYLRFLTQGESWELLERKVFGEKSCPKELLGVGEEIAQKCEGLPLVLDLIGGVIARKEKIKAFWLEVLNNLKSIKNEVKKVIQLSYDHLSDHLKPCLLYLASCPKDESIEISQLKDLWSAEGLVEQTEMKSVEEVMEIYVDELISSSLVIVFNERGRASSCRIHDLVHDFCLEKARKEKLFDFISSSAPSNSSSDLMPRGMTIRYDRYLLPWNENLVLFNPEKKNPYVKHLLSLKVSDGKLNHLSYNCHLRHLRLLKRLELHKIRLTYSLLNDICMLVHLRCLKIQMKAKALPPSFSNLLNLETLVVDNQGTNMVLSPSIWSLAKLRHMSIDNCSLFDSDIDEPTVLKEHSKLENLRILYGLKLSSSGNTEDIFKRFPNLRSLMFTIDEPWPCSAEQISLPRLDILKELEEVWAYFDCASFRQNQWDFHFPSSLKELVLTRFNLTSDLLSRIGRLSNLQKLTLEEAIIQGKEWNMEKEDTFENLKLLILDWVSFSEWKVGEESFPVLEELHIKRCDELMEIPDSFADIASLKSISLWGNPQLVESAHEIKECVAETMGEDKLEVTCFD comes from the exons ATggaaagaggaaaagaaaatgaAGGAGAAGCAGAGAAAGGGGAAGCAAACAACTCGTCG GTCGCATCTTATGTACTTCGCAAGGACATTTCCAATCTTCTGGATTTCATTGAGAGGTTAAAGAATGAAGAAGATCAAATAGCCCTTCACATGGATCAAATTGAAAAACTGAAATTGAAGCTGACAATTATGTCGACATTTCTTCAGCTTTCTTATTTCAGCTTGGATGGTTTTAATGACAGAATGTCTAGCAAAGCACTACAGGTTGATGATCTAGTTGAGTCACTTTTTCATCAGAGTCGAGATGACATGCTGGTTAAATTAAAGGATCATATTGTTCCTCGCCTCCTGGAAACTATCAAAAGTTAtattaattcccaacatcattaTTCTAAATCAACTGACACCATGACTGAGGATCAGTTGGTGGAAATTTTGGACGAGCTCCTCGTGAGTCTCCATGATCTACCCAAGTGTTGTGCTGAGTTGATCTTCCCATTAATGACTCAGTACAAGGTAATTCAGAATGTATGTGTCAATATAAGAGATTTCCATGGGTTGAAAGTAAATGGTTGCGTTAAGCATGAAATAGTTGAATATGTCTTACCTCAGTTTCAACGTATGGCTGAGAGAGTAGGACATTTCTGTTTTGTCCTTTTTTCTTATCACCTTGATGTCCCTCAAGTCAATTTCAAGCTAGCTCATTTACTTATGAAAATTATCCCTGTTGAACTGGAGGTTATGCACATATGTTCTACAAATTTGGAAGCTTCAAAGTCGGCAGAAGTTGGTCGCTTCATTAAGCAGCTCCAAGAATCCTCTCCAGCCATTCTTAGAGAATATCTGATTCATCTACAAGTCCATATGGTAACTGTTCTTAATGCTAGCACTTCAGCTCGAAGCATTCATGTCATAATAGAGTTCCTATTGATTATTCTAACAGATATGCCCAAGGACTTTATTTATCATGACAAATTGTTCGATCTCTTGGCACGTGTTGGAGCACTTACAAGGGAGGTATCCATTCTTGTTTGCAACTTAGAAGAGAACTCAAGAAATGAAGAGAATATGAATGAAACAAATTGTGGCAGTCTAGACTTGTTGGAAAGTATTGAACTACTGAAGGAAGATCTCAAGCATGTTTTCCTGAAAGCCCCCAAAGACTCGtctcaactctgcttccccaagaGTGATGGACCAATCTTCATGACTCTTCTCCTTAGAAACTTAAATGATTTGCTCAAGTCAGATGCTTATTCTGCTGCTTTAATAAAAGAAGAAGTTCAAATGGTGAAAGAAGACCTAGAATTCATAAGATCTTTCTTTGGGAAAGTTGAGCAAAAATTGAATAGAGATCTCTGGAATTGTGTTCTAGATGCGGCATATGAGGCAGAACATTCCATTAATTCAATTCTTGTTAGAGATCATGGTCTTTTGCAACTTATCTTCTTACTTCCCAGAATCATAGAAAAGATCAAGCTTATCAAAGAAGAGGTACAACAGAAGATCCCCAAGAATAGGGGCCTCGTTGTTGTCAACTCTCCCAAAAAGCCAATTGAAATTAGCAAGTCATCAGCAACCAGTCAAATAATTGTAGGTTTTGAGAAGGAGACCAAAGAGATAATTAGTAAGCTCACCAAGGGACCAACTGAGATAGATGTCATTTCCATAGTTGGTATGCCAGGGCTTGGAAAAACTACTTTGGCTTACAAAGTCTATAATGAAAAGTTTGTTGTTGATCATTTTGATGTTCGCGCTTGGTGCACAGTCGACCAAGAACGTAATGAGAAAAAGCTGTTGCAGAAAATTTATAATCAAGTTATTGGTTTGAAAGAAAGATTCAATGAGGATGGCATAGATGATGACGTTGCTGATAAGCTACGGAAACAACTGTGTGGAAAGAGGTACCTTGTTGTCTTGGATGACTTGTGGGATATTGCAACATGGGATGAGCTAACAAGACCTTTTCCTGAATTTCAAAAAGGAAGTAGAATTATTTTAACTAGTCGAATACAGGAAATCGCTGTGAAAGATAAACGCCATagtgatcctctttatcttcgATTTCTCACGCAAGGGGAAAGTTGGGAGTTATTAGAGAGAAAGGTATTTGGAGAAAAAAGTTGCCCGAAAGAACTACTGGGTGTTGGTGAAGAAATAGCCCAAAAGTGTGAAGGGCTTCCTTTGGTACTTGATCTGATCGGTGGAGTCATTGCAAGGAAGGAAAAGATAAAGGCTTTTTGGCTTGAAGTTCTAAATAATTTGAAATCCATTAAGAATGAAGTGAAGAAGGTTATACAATTAAGTTATGATCATTTATCAGATCACTTGAAGCCGTGCTTACTTTACCTTGCAAGCTGTCCAAAGGACGAATCTATTGAAATCTCTCAATTGAAGGATTTATGGAGTGCAGAAGGGCTTGTGGAACAGACTGAGATGAAGAGTGTGGAAGAAGTAATGGAGATTTATGTGGATGAGTTAATTTCCAGTAGCTTGGTGATCGTTTTCAATGAGAGAGGTAGGGCATCGAGTTGCCGAATTCATGATCTTGTGCATGATTTTTGTTTGGAAAAAGCAAGAAAAGAAAAGTTGTTTGACTTCATAAGTTCAAGTGCTCCGTCTAATTCTTCTTCAGATCTGATGCCACGTGGAATGACGATTCGTTATGACCGATATCTCCTTCCTTGGAATGAAAACTTAGTCCTGTTCAATCCAGAAAAGaaaaatccttatgttaaacacCTCCTCTCTTTGAAGGTTTCTGATGGGAAGCTCAATCATCTTTCATACAACTGTCACCTAAGACACTTGAGACTTCTTAAAAGGTTGGAGCTGCACAAAATAAGATTGACATATTCTTTGCTGAATGATATATGCATGCTTGTTCATTTGAGGTGCTTAAAGATTCAGATGAAGGCAAAAGCTCTCCCTCCTTCATTTTCAAACCTCTTGAATCTAGAAACTCTGGTGGTGGATAACCAGGGAACAAACATGGTACTATCACCTAGTATCTGGAGTCTTGCAAAGCTACGTCATATGAGCATCGATAATTGTTCTCTCTTTGATTCGGATATTGACGAACCAACAGTGTTAAAAGAGCACTCAAAGTTAGAGAATTTGAGAATATTATATGGGCTCAAGCTTTCCTCTTCTGGAAACACAGAGGATATTTTCAAAAGGTTTCCCAATCTCCGAAGCCTTATGTTCACCATCGACGAACCATGGCCTTGTTCAGCAGAGCAGATTTCATTACCAAGATTGGATATCCTTAAAGAACTTGAAGAAGTTTGGGCATATTTTGATTGCGCTTCTTTTCGTCAAAATCAGTGGGATTTTCATTTCCCTTCCAGCTTGAAAGAACTGGTGTTGACGAGGTTTAATCTGACATCCGATTTACTGTCAAGAATTGGGAGACTATCCAACCTTCAAAAGCTGACTCTAGAAGAAGCAATCATCCAGGGGAAAGAATGGAACATGGAAAAAGAAGACACCTTTGAGAATCTCAAATTGCTAATATTGGACTGGGTATCTTTTTCTGAATGGAAGGTTGGAGAGGAATCATTTCCCGTGCTCGAGGAATTACACATAAAAAGATGTGATGAACTTATGGAGATCCCAGATAGTTTTGCGGATATTGCTTCATTAAAGTCTATCTCACTGTGGGGAAACCCTCAACTTGTAGAGTCAGCTCATGAGATTAAGGAATGTGTTGCTGAAACTATGGGAGAAGACAAGCTTGAGGTAACGTGCTTCGACTAG